One region of Oncorhynchus mykiss isolate Arlee chromosome 8, USDA_OmykA_1.1, whole genome shotgun sequence genomic DNA includes:
- the sf3b6 gene encoding splicing factor 3B subunit 6 yields the protein MAMQAAKRANIRLPPEVNRILYIRNLPYKITAEEMYDIFGKYGPIRQIRTGNTPESRGTAYVVYEDIFDAKNACDHLSGFNVCNRYLVVLYYNANRAFQKMDTKKKEEQLKLLKEKYGINTDPPK from the exons TAAACGAGCTAAT ATTCGATTACCACCTGAAGTCAACAGAATACTCTACATTAGAAATCTACCATACAAGATTAcagctgaggaaatgtacgacaTCTTTGGGAAATATGGACCAATACGACAGATTCGAAC TGGAAACACACCGGAATCAAGAGGGACAGCTTACGTGGTCTATGAGGACATCTTTGATGCCAAGAACGCCTGCGATCACCTGTCTGGATTCAACGTCTGTAACAGATATCTTGTAGTTTTATACTACAATGCAAACAGG gcgTTCCAGAAGATGGACACCAAGAAGAAAGAGGAGCAGCTGAAGCTTCTGAAGGAGAAATACGGCATCAACACAGATCCCCCAAAATAG